The Candidatus Zixiibacteriota bacterium genome has a window encoding:
- a CDS encoding ATP-binding protein, producing the protein MTRDMREAGKGRKHASRVTKYALLLAAGWTLVIIASLVWNYFHEQDGALTAARVAARAQFAKDVIYRRWNAGYGGVYVPISDSCQPNPHLADVEERDIETPSGRRLTLINPAYMARQVHELGWQAEGIRGHITSLNPIRLANAADPWEKVVLGSFERGEREFASVESLDGKSHLRLMRPLVTEKGCLKCHAKQGYKEGDIRGGISMSMPMAPYTAIMRKNTAAIGVGHGVLWLLGLVALTLGARNIWRRERERKRAEVAREREQEFMQTVIDGFPEGLMVVNHDYTIALANRMICDMAGEKDPVAACLKCHQISHKNESPCEDKEHSCPLRQVIETCAPVTVEHLHYDARGQEIAFEITAAPIFDASGEVVQIIESYRNITERRRAEEARKKLLHDMGERVKELQCMYSVAESIRTRTTLEEIFHDVAELIPPAWHYPEITRGKVIFDGKKYVSEPFEETRWKQSGDIIMNGEFRGLIEVYYLEERPELDEGPFMTEERNLIDGMARNISEAIERKQAEEALIESERHYQELFSSVMEGIGIVDENETIKFVNPAFVKIFGENSANDMLGKNLLDYFSESQKNIILSETDKRKTGDSSQYELEITTAEGMKKHLHVSITPRFNKNNEYRGAYGSVLDITETRRLKDLESRAQRLKTAGQIAGQVAHDFNNLLAPLVAYPEFIRDGLPENHSVLTFLDDMENSARKIADINQQLLTLGRRGHYNQELFNLNELVEQAIKELEAVPDTLSIKTDLDLTLMNTKGGKAQLYRVLINLLNNARDATRDTGEIYIKTENWYIEEDIDGYNRIPVGEYARASITDKGCGIPEDVQHKIFDPFYTSKSTDKKRGSGLGLSIVDSVVKDHGGFIDLDSTVGEGTTFHLYFPIARDVRDKNEQVQPMAGSEKMLVVDDDEIQRQVTSRLLKKLGYQVVIAESGNKAIELVRENSYDLILLDMIMPPGIDGVETFKRIREIKSDQKAIIVSGFSETDQVMKAKSMGVGAFVKKPLTKKTLMMAVRRELDRKNEPVVS; encoded by the coding sequence ATGACACGCGATATGAGAGAAGCGGGGAAAGGTCGGAAACATGCGTCCAGGGTGACAAAGTATGCCCTGCTACTGGCGGCGGGATGGACACTGGTCATCATCGCTTCGCTGGTGTGGAACTATTTTCACGAACAGGATGGGGCACTCACCGCGGCGAGGGTGGCCGCCCGGGCTCAATTTGCAAAAGACGTTATCTACCGCCGTTGGAATGCTGGCTATGGTGGCGTCTATGTTCCGATATCTGATTCATGCCAGCCAAACCCGCATTTGGCAGATGTCGAGGAACGCGATATCGAAACCCCCTCGGGTCGACGTCTGACGCTGATCAATCCGGCCTATATGGCACGCCAGGTTCATGAGTTGGGTTGGCAGGCCGAAGGGATACGCGGGCACATCACGAGCCTTAACCCGATTCGTTTGGCCAATGCCGCTGACCCCTGGGAAAAGGTCGTACTGGGATCCTTCGAGCGGGGCGAGCGGGAATTCGCCTCCGTCGAATCACTCGACGGTAAGTCGCATCTACGGCTGATGCGTCCCTTGGTGACTGAGAAGGGGTGCCTCAAGTGCCATGCCAAACAGGGTTACAAGGAAGGCGACATACGCGGCGGGATTAGCATGTCGATGCCAATGGCTCCGTACACCGCAATCATGCGGAAAAACACTGCGGCTATCGGTGTCGGCCATGGCGTGTTATGGCTGCTGGGCCTTGTGGCGCTGACGTTGGGCGCCCGCAACATCTGGCGCCGTGAGCGCGAACGTAAGCGGGCGGAGGTGGCGCGCGAACGCGAGCAGGAATTCATGCAGACGGTCATCGACGGGTTTCCCGAAGGCCTGATGGTAGTGAACCACGACTATACGATCGCGCTGGCTAATCGAATGATTTGCGATATGGCTGGAGAGAAAGACCCGGTAGCTGCCTGTCTGAAATGCCACCAGATTTCTCACAAAAACGAATCCCCATGTGAAGACAAGGAGCATTCCTGCCCCCTGCGTCAAGTTATCGAAACGTGCGCGCCCGTCACGGTCGAACACCTTCACTACGACGCCAGGGGCCAAGAGATAGCTTTCGAGATCACTGCCGCGCCCATCTTCGACGCGAGCGGTGAGGTCGTTCAGATAATCGAGTCATACCGTAATATCACCGAGCGCAGGCGGGCGGAAGAGGCGCGCAAGAAACTCCTGCACGACATGGGCGAACGCGTTAAGGAACTTCAATGCATGTATAGTGTGGCAGAATCTATCCGGACACGAACCACCCTGGAGGAGATATTCCATGATGTGGCCGAGTTAATCCCCCCCGCATGGCATTACCCGGAGATCACAAGAGGCAAAGTGATCTTTGATGGGAAGAAGTATGTTTCAGAGCCATTCGAGGAGACCCGGTGGAAGCAGTCAGGCGACATCATTATGAACGGTGAGTTCCGGGGGTTGATAGAGGTTTATTATCTGGAGGAGCGCCCGGAGCTGGATGAAGGTCCGTTCATGACAGAGGAACGAAACCTGATCGACGGGATGGCCAGGAATATTAGCGAAGCTATAGAGCGCAAACAGGCGGAAGAGGCATTAATAGAATCGGAACGCCATTATCAGGAATTGTTTAGTTCCGTTATGGAAGGCATCGGTATTGTCGATGAAAACGAAACAATAAAATTCGTCAATCCGGCTTTTGTAAAGATATTCGGGGAAAATTCGGCAAATGACATGCTGGGGAAAAATCTTCTCGACTACTTCTCTGAAAGCCAGAAGAATATTATTCTTTCGGAAACTGACAAAAGAAAAACCGGAGATAGTTCTCAATACGAGTTGGAAATAACAACTGCGGAAGGCATGAAAAAACATCTTCATGTTTCCATAACGCCAAGATTTAATAAGAACAATGAATATAGAGGAGCCTATGGTTCAGTTCTGGATATTACCGAAACCAGGCGTCTGAAGGATTTGGAATCCCGGGCTCAGCGTCTCAAAACCGCCGGACAGATTGCCGGTCAGGTAGCTCATGATTTCAATAACTTACTGGCGCCTCTGGTTGCCTATCCGGAATTTATCAGAGATGGGCTTCCCGAAAATCACTCTGTTTTGACTTTTCTGGATGACATGGAAAATTCCGCTCGAAAGATCGCCGATATTAATCAGCAGCTTCTGACGTTAGGAAGACGCGGACATTATAATCAGGAATTATTTAACCTCAATGAATTGGTCGAACAGGCTATCAAGGAACTGGAGGCGGTTCCGGATACTTTGAGTATCAAGACCGACCTGGATTTGACATTGATGAATACAAAAGGCGGCAAAGCTCAACTATATCGCGTTTTAATAAACCTGTTAAACAATGCCCGGGATGCGACGCGAGACACCGGTGAAATTTATATCAAAACCGAAAATTGGTATATCGAAGAGGACATTGATGGTTACAATCGGATCCCCGTTGGGGAGTATGCCAGGGCGTCTATTACCGATAAGGGCTGTGGAATTCCCGAGGATGTTCAACATAAAATATTTGATCCCTTTTACACGTCTAAATCTACGGATAAAAAGAGAGGCTCCGGTCTGGGATTAAGCATCGTTGATTCGGTCGTGAAAGACCACGGTGGGTTTATTGATCTGGATTCTACCGTCGGGGAAGGGACGACTTTCCATTTATATTTTCCCATCGCCCGAGACGTTAGAGACAAAAATGAACAGGTTCAACCAATGGCCGGCTCAGAAAAAATGCTGGTTGTTGACGATGACGAAATTCAAAGACAGGTGACTTCCCGATTGCTAAAAAAACTGGGATATCAGGTCGTCATTGCCGAAAGCGGCAATAAGGCGATTGAGCTGGTTCGGGAAAATTCATATGATTTGATTTTACTCGATATGATTATGCCTCCCGGAATTGATGGGGTGGAGACATTTAAGCGCATTAGAGAAATTAAATCCGATCAAAAAGCTATAATTGTATCCGGTTTTTCCGAAACGGATCAAGTTATGAAAGCGAAGTCGATGGGTGTTGGCGCGTTCGTAAAAAAGCCTTTAACTAAGAAAACTCTTATGATGGCCGTCAGAAGAGAACTGGACAGAAAGAACGAACCGGTTGTATCGTAA